In Rattus norvegicus strain BN/NHsdMcwi chromosome 1, GRCr8, whole genome shotgun sequence, a genomic segment contains:
- the Or6b13 gene encoding olfactory receptor Olr288, translating to MFARRNSSNVTEFILVGFSGSLGLHLSLLGLFLLAYMLTVTENLVIITVIRASPSLHKPMYLFLSNLSFLEIWYISVTVPKMLLSLVSPKFQHISFTGCMAQLYFFLALACTECALLGVMAYDRYVAVCNPLRYPVIMSPGLCSLLAGGSWLSGFTISLGKVFFISRLGYCGPNIMNHFFCDVSPLLNLACSDMSVAELVDFLLALLILLGPLLLTVFSYTAILSTVLRMPSAGGRQKAFSTCASHLAVVVIFYSASLFIYARPRAIYSFDYNKLVSVVYTVLTPLINPIIYCLRNQEVKQALQKVLQRAAQVLGVSS from the coding sequence ATGTTTGCCAGGAGGAACAGCTCAAATGTGACTGAGTTCATCCTTGTAGGATTCTCGGGCTCCCTGGGGCTCCACCTAAGCCTTCTAGGACTGTTCCTGCTGGCCTACATGCTGACTGTCACAGAGAACTTGGTCATTATCACAGTCATTCGTGCCAGCCCCTCACTGCACAAGCCTATGTACCTCTTCCTCAGCAACCTGTCCTTCCTAGAAATATGGTACATTTCCGTCACAGTGCCCAAGATGCTGCTCAGCCTGGTCTCACCCAAGTTCCAGCATATCTCCTTCACAGGCTGCATGGCCCAACTCTACTTCTTCTTGGCACTGGCCTGCACCGAGTGCGCACTCTTGGGTgtcatggcctatgaccgctatgtggcggTCTGCAACCCCCTTCGCTACCCAGTCATCATGAGCCCTGGTCTCTGCAGCCTCCTGGCTGGTGGCTCCTGGTTGTCTGGCTTCACCATTTCCCTGGGGAAGGTCTTCTTCATTTCTCGTCTGGGTTACTGTGGCCCCAACATCATGaaccacttcttctgtgatgtgtCTCCTCTGCTCAACCTCGCCTGCTCTGACATGTCAGTTGCAGAGCTCGTGGACTTCCTCCTGGCACTGCTCATCCTGTTGGGGCCCCTGCTGCTAACTGTCTTCTCCTACACAGCCATCCTCAGCACGGTGTTACGCATGCCCTCCGCTGGCGGCAGGCAGAAGGCCTTCTCCACCTGCGCCTCACACTTGGCCGTGGTGGTCATCTTCTATTCAGCCTCTCTCTTCATCTACGCCCGGCCCCGTGCCATCTACTCCTTCGACTACAACAAGCTTGTGTCCGTTGTCTACACAGTGCTCACACCCCTAATTAATCCCATCATCTACTGCCTTCGGAACCAGGAGGTCAAGCAGGCGCTGCAAAAGGTACTGCAGCGAGCAGCCCAAGTCCTAGGAGTCTCCTCCTAG